A region from the Coffea eugenioides isolate CCC68of chromosome 9, Ceug_1.0, whole genome shotgun sequence genome encodes:
- the LOC113782024 gene encoding cysteine-rich repeat secretory protein 38-like: MDFQKLSFTIAVLCIALLAQIAAGAEPLYHTCTTYKNFTANSDYDRNLNILLNDLYYNTPASGYKYISVSGKNDSVYGSALCRGDISKADCQICVFEAAKVIRQICPYNIAANIWYDYCSLEYSNFNDFGYPLSTGYFIRSEFRVSSPLSSLAQIQKFLYGLSDEASASKNLFAKGITEIEGHLLLYVYGLVQCPLDLTPANCSTCIKGRIDDLSDLFDGKGAQFLSATCNVRYELYPFFKP, from the coding sequence ATGGATTTCCAAAAACTGAGCTTTACCATTGCTGTTCTATGCATTGCTTTGTTAGCCCAAATCGCAGCTGGGGCTGAACCTCTCTACCATACTTGCACCACCTATAAAAACTTTACAGCCAACAGTGACTATGACAGGAACTTGAACATTCTTTTAAACGATCTTTACTATAATACTCCTGCATCAGGATACAAGTACATATCTGTATCGGGAAAAAATGACTCAGTTTATGGCTCAGCTCTCTGTAGAGGAGATATCTCAAAGGCCGACTGTCAAATCTGTGTTTTTGAGGCAGCAAAAGTGATTCGCCAAATCTGTCCATACAATATAGCAGCAAACATTTGGTACGACTATTGTTCACTGGAATACTCAAACTTCAACGATTTTGGATACCCTTTAAGTACAGGGTATTTCATAAGGAGTGAATTTCGTGTAAGCAGCCCTCTATCATCACTGGCTCAAATTCAGAAGTTTTTGTACGGATTGTCTGATGAGGCTTCTGCATCAAAGAATTTGTTTGCTAAAGGGATTACTGAGATTGAAGGACATTTACTACTGTACGTCTATGGATTGGTTCAGTGCCCCTTGGATTTGACTCCTGCCAATTGTAGCACTTGCATTAAGGGAAGGATTGATGATCTTTCCGATCTCTTTGATGGGAAAGGAGCTCAATTTCTTAGTGCAACTTGCAACGTTAGATACGAGTTATATCCTTTCTTCAAGCCTTAA